The Candidatus Nanopelagicales bacterium genome includes the window GCCCGGCCCAACTTGCCCAGCTCGCCGGGGGCCTCGGTCGCGGCCCGCGCATCTCGGTCCCCGTCCGCGAACGAGGCCGCGGCGTCGGAGAGGTCTATCAGTGGCCTGGTCAGCAGACGTGTGACGACGATGGCGGTCACGATCGCCGCGAGCGCCGCGATGGTGCCGGCGGCCAGGAACCACGAGGCCCCGAGCTGCGGGGCGGTGACCGCTTCGTCCGAGTAGAACACGACATACACCTGGCCCACGCGACGACCGTCCGCCACAACCGGCGCGCTCACGGCCCGATCCCGGAAGTCCGACCCCACCGGCCCGCCGATCACCACGGTGTCGGACGCATCGACGGCGACGAAGTGAGCCTCGTTCGACTCGGCGACTGCCACAGGACGCGACAGGTCGATGTCCTGCCAGCCACCGGTGCGCACGAATTCAGCACCGGTCTCCCTGGCGAGCCGATCGATCAGTCCTTCGCGCTGCGCCGTTGCGGCGAGCGCGTCGCGATGGTCCAACTCAAGCGCGGTGGCGATCAACAAGCCCCCGATGCTGGCCAGGCCCACGATGAGGAACGCGG containing:
- a CDS encoding HAMP domain-containing protein — protein: MREWLRLGPLGWRFVAAFLIVGLASIGGLLIATALELDHRDALAATAQREGLIDRLARETGAEFVRTGGWQDIDLSRPVAVAESNEAHFVAVDASDTVVIGGPVGSDFRDRAVSAPVVADGRRVGQVYVVFYSDEAVTAPQLGASWFLAAGTIAALAAIVTAIVVTRLLTRPLIDLSDAAASFADGDRDARAATEAPGELGKLGRAFNEMADQVTSSEQARRRVSADIAHELRTPLTVLQAGLEELRDGLVPADPSTLSALHDQAVRLGRVVNDLSELAHAESPSLLLSRERLDLADLASDALLVWRPRIEDAGMTLETSLHMGTMVLVDPDRMSQVVT